The Eubacteriaceae bacterium Marseille-Q4139 genome has a window encoding:
- the mobC gene encoding plasmid mobilization relaxosome protein MobC, with amino-acid sequence MSRKRVRDVPICVWVRPDELAAIRERMDEAGIRNMSAYVRKMALNGYVLHVDLAPVRELVSLQRRCANNLNQVAIHANTYGVYPEEIKALQKDYAELWGPLSDLLKKLAQLIVL; translated from the coding sequence GTGAGCAGGAAGCGCGTCCGGGATGTGCCCATCTGTGTGTGGGTGCGCCCCGATGAACTGGCGGCTATCCGGGAGCGCATGGACGAGGCGGGCATCCGCAACATGAGCGCCTATGTCCGCAAGATGGCCTTGAATGGCTATGTGCTCCATGTAGACCTCGCCCCCGTCCGGGAGCTGGTGTCCCTCCAGCGGCGGTGCGCCAACAATCTGAACCAGGTGGCCATCCACGCCAACACCTACGGCGTGTACCCGGAAGAGATCAAGGCCCTGCAAAAAGACTATGCCGAACTGTGGGGGCCGCTCTCCGATCTGTTGAAAAAGCTGGCGCAATTGATAGTGTTATAA